A region from the Rosa rugosa chromosome 6, drRosRugo1.1, whole genome shotgun sequence genome encodes:
- the LOC133717220 gene encoding cold and drought-regulated protein CORA-like — MAFSKTFLLVALAFAVLLISAEVSAATTTQKANTDGYHGHDHGHGGHGGHGGHGGHGPHAVETEKANTDGYHGHDHGHGDHGGHGGHGGHGPHAVETETEN, encoded by the exons ATGGCATTCTCAAAGACTTTTCTTCTTGTCGCCCTTGCCTTTGCTGTTCTCCTCATCTCTGCTGAGGTCTCGGCTGCCACTACTACTC AAAAAGCCAACACTGATGGTTACCATGGACACGATCATGGACATGGCGGCCATGGAGGACATGGTGGACACGGAGGACATGGACCTCATGCTGTTGAGACTGAAAAAGCCAACACTGACGGTTACCATGGACACGATCATGGACATGGCGACCATGGAGGACACGGAGGACATGGAGGACATGGACCTCATGCTGTTGAGACTGAAACTGAGAACTAG